A genomic window from Flavobacterium johnsoniae includes:
- a CDS encoding SDR family oxidoreductase: MKTAGNTIFISGGSAGIGLAVAKKLSSSGNKIIINGRSGERLQSALKQLDNAAAIQGDLSLEADRIRIAEQLKEHYPEVNLIINNAGAAFSYLLSETLNAHQKAAIEMNTNYLSVIHFTELLLPHLLQKKESAVVNISSIAVFASHKLLPTYGASKAALHSYTAALRSTYEEEKNLQIYEVYPPLVNTEFSAEIGGAQGISPDQVADELFLALEKNQFDVPVGDSKQFFK, from the coding sequence ATGAAAACAGCAGGCAATACAATATTCATTAGCGGGGGAAGTGCCGGTATAGGATTGGCAGTTGCAAAAAAATTAAGCAGCTCAGGCAATAAAATAATAATTAACGGGCGCAGTGGAGAACGTCTGCAGAGTGCTTTAAAACAATTGGATAATGCAGCGGCTATACAAGGGGATTTATCTCTGGAAGCCGATAGAATTCGAATTGCGGAACAGTTAAAAGAGCATTACCCGGAAGTAAATCTAATCATTAACAATGCCGGTGCAGCGTTCAGTTATCTTTTAAGTGAAACTTTAAATGCCCACCAGAAAGCCGCAATAGAGATGAATACCAATTATTTGAGCGTAATTCATTTCACGGAGCTTTTACTGCCGCACTTACTGCAGAAAAAAGAATCTGCGGTTGTTAATATTTCTTCTATTGCCGTATTTGCAAGCCATAAATTGCTTCCAACTTATGGAGCCTCTAAAGCGGCACTTCACAGTTATACCGCCGCACTCCGATCCACTTATGAAGAAGAGAAAAATCTTCAAATCTATGAAGTCTATCCCCCGCTGGTCAATACTGAATTTTCAGCTGAGATAGGAGGGGCACAGGGCATTTCGCCGGACCAGGTTGCAGATGAATTGTTTTTGGCTCTTGAAAAAAATCAGTTTGATGTTCCGGTTGGCGATTCTAAACAATTCTTTAAATAA
- a CDS encoding DUF6660 family protein, whose translation MKIWVTILSFIVLFLSTVPCSAFAKHSECRVEKNCKGESHDCGDECNGKCSPFYSCGTCIGFTINFNSSIITEKLEFTIEEASQTLSYYKFVDSSFICKIWQPPKIS comes from the coding sequence GTGAAAATATGGGTAACAATATTATCGTTCATTGTACTGTTTCTTTCGACAGTACCTTGCTCTGCGTTTGCTAAACACTCTGAGTGTAGAGTGGAAAAAAACTGCAAGGGTGAGTCTCATGACTGCGGTGATGAATGCAATGGAAAATGTTCGCCATTTTATTCCTGTGGAACCTGTATTGGTTTTACAATAAACTTTAATTCTTCAATTATTACCGAAAAATTAGAATTCACAATTGAAGAAGCTTCACAGACACTATCATACTATAAATTTGTCGATTCTTCTTTCATCTGCAAAATCTGGCAGCCTCCTAAAATTTCTTAA
- a CDS encoding GDCCVxC domain-containing (seleno)protein, whose translation MKIVLQSIITCPLCSHSKEETMPTDACQFFYECENCKQTLKPNQGDCCVYCSYGTVPCPPIQQDKKCC comes from the coding sequence ATGAAAATCGTTCTACAATCAATAATAACCTGCCCCCTTTGCTCCCACAGTAAAGAAGAAACTATGCCAACTGATGCATGCCAATTTTTTTACGAATGTGAGAACTGCAAACAAACTCTTAAACCAAATCAAGGTGATTGCTGTGTATATTGCAGTTATGGAACTGTGCCATGTCCACCAATTCAGCAAGATAAAAAATGTTGCTAA
- a CDS encoding NADP-dependent oxidoreductase, with the protein MKAFIINKYTKAGLQLADVPDPVVGNNDVLIEVYAAGVNLLDSKIKTGEFKLMLPYKMPMILGHDVAGIVVKTGKNATKFKVGDHVYSRPADYHAGTFAEYIAVNEKDAAFKPKNISMNQAASIPLAALTAWQALVELSGLKKGQKVFIQAGSGGVGTIAIQLAKHLGAVVATTASAKSFELLKNLGADILIDYKTNDFEHMLKDYDVVLNSQDQKTLEKSLNVLKPHGKAVSISGPPTPEFAKEIGLPWHLSIIMSLLSFGVRNKAKKKRVNFSFLFMRAEGSQLQEITKLIENGIIRPVVDKVFVFEQTNQALEYVESGRAKGKVVIQIKSENQQMHSVKPH; encoded by the coding sequence ATGAAAGCATTTATCATAAATAAATATACTAAAGCAGGTCTGCAGCTTGCAGATGTTCCAGATCCAGTTGTGGGCAATAATGATGTTTTAATTGAAGTCTATGCCGCAGGGGTTAATCTTTTGGATTCCAAAATAAAAACAGGAGAGTTTAAATTGATGCTTCCCTATAAAATGCCTATGATTCTGGGGCATGATGTGGCGGGTATTGTGGTCAAAACAGGTAAAAATGCCACAAAATTTAAAGTCGGGGACCACGTATATTCCCGCCCAGCGGATTACCATGCAGGGACTTTTGCCGAGTATATTGCCGTGAATGAAAAAGATGCGGCATTCAAGCCCAAAAACATTTCTATGAACCAGGCGGCTTCTATTCCGCTGGCTGCGCTCACGGCATGGCAGGCATTGGTAGAGCTTTCGGGTTTGAAAAAGGGCCAGAAAGTATTTATCCAGGCAGGTTCAGGAGGTGTTGGAACCATAGCGATACAGCTGGCAAAGCACCTGGGGGCTGTGGTTGCCACTACAGCCAGTGCAAAAAGTTTTGAACTGCTGAAAAACCTCGGTGCTGATATACTTATTGATTATAAAACCAATGATTTTGAGCATATGCTTAAAGATTATGATGTTGTTCTGAACAGCCAGGATCAGAAAACACTTGAAAAATCATTAAACGTTTTAAAACCTCACGGAAAGGCAGTCTCCATTTCAGGACCGCCGACACCTGAGTTTGCAAAAGAGATAGGACTGCCGTGGCATTTGAGCATAATTATGTCCCTGCTTAGTTTTGGTGTAAGAAATAAGGCTAAAAAGAAGCGTGTGAACTTTAGTTTTCTATTTATGAGAGCTGAAGGAAGCCAGCTGCAGGAAATTACAAAACTTATTGAAAATGGAATTATTAGACCAGTAGTAGATAAAGTATTTGTTTTTGAACAGACCAACCAGGCCCTGGAGTATGTAGAAAGCGGGCGCGCTAAAGGTAAGGTTGTAATACAGATAAAAAGTGAGAACCAGCAGATGCACAGTGTAAAACCTCATTGA
- a CDS encoding SDR family oxidoreductase, whose amino-acid sequence MDIKGKTILITGGASGIGFEAAKQFLALGAKVIITGRNQAKLDAAKKAYPAITAIQSDAADKEDAKFLFNKVRELGGIDILYNNAAVLAPPSNLGIPSDRHIEGAAYEMQVNYIGVIRLNNLFMDMLQSRKEAAIINTTSILSQAPSLIEATYSSSKTALAFYTVSLREHLKIIGSHVKIFELIPPLVATEMTADRKDKKISVQEMVKGLIDGLEKENYTIRVGDAKLFSLVNRFFPKTAFRLINPKKSHQLLKN is encoded by the coding sequence ATGGACATAAAAGGCAAAACGATATTGATCACCGGAGGCGCTTCCGGTATTGGGTTTGAAGCGGCCAAACAGTTCTTGGCACTCGGAGCCAAAGTAATCATTACGGGAAGAAATCAGGCCAAATTGGATGCCGCTAAAAAAGCATATCCAGCCATCACAGCAATTCAAAGCGATGCGGCAGATAAAGAAGATGCAAAATTTCTTTTTAACAAAGTAAGAGAACTCGGAGGTATTGACATTTTATACAATAATGCCGCCGTACTTGCACCGCCGTCAAATTTAGGTATCCCAAGTGACAGACATATTGAAGGTGCCGCTTACGAAATGCAGGTCAATTACATAGGCGTTATAAGGCTTAATAACCTGTTTATGGACATGCTGCAGTCCAGAAAAGAAGCCGCGATAATAAATACAACATCAATACTCAGCCAGGCCCCGTCATTGATTGAAGCCACCTATTCTTCTTCTAAAACCGCGCTGGCTTTCTACACCGTGTCGCTTCGTGAGCATTTGAAGATAATAGGAAGTCACGTAAAAATATTTGAACTGATCCCGCCGCTTGTTGCCACAGAAATGACCGCAGACCGGAAAGATAAAAAAATATCGGTTCAGGAAATGGTAAAAGGACTTATAGACGGGCTTGAGAAGGAAAATTATACCATACGCGTGGGCGATGCGAAACTCTTCAGCCTGGTTAACAGGTTTTTTCCAAAAACAGCCTTTAGACTAATTAACCCTAAGAAAAGCCATCAGCTTTTAAAAAACTAA
- a CDS encoding cation transporter has translation MKKSIYNIRKMDCPSEEQLIRMKLAGLEQIKQLDFDIANRRLKIYHTDDDTLITNAIDTLNLDSTLLASEHTSEHVETNSDSQQSKLLWQVLIVNFSFFLIEIITGFISNSMGLVADSLDMFADSIVYGLALFAVGSTASRKGSVAKISGYFQIGLAVLGLIEVLRRFVDSDHIPAYGTMIIVSLFALVGNSLCLYLLQKSKSKEAHMEASMIFTSNDIVINMGVIIAGILVYFTNSMVPDLIIGVCVFFIVARGALKILQL, from the coding sequence ATGAAAAAAAGTATATATAATATAAGAAAAATGGATTGTCCCAGTGAGGAACAATTAATACGAATGAAGCTCGCTGGTTTAGAACAAATCAAACAGCTTGATTTTGACATTGCAAACAGAAGATTAAAGATCTATCATACGGACGACGACACTCTTATAACAAATGCAATTGATACTCTTAATCTGGACAGCACTCTGCTGGCATCAGAACATACATCAGAACATGTAGAGACAAACAGTGACTCACAGCAAAGTAAGTTATTATGGCAGGTTCTCATTGTAAACTTTTCATTCTTTCTAATAGAGATAATTACAGGTTTTATATCCAATTCGATGGGATTGGTTGCCGACAGTTTGGATATGTTCGCCGATAGCATTGTATATGGTTTAGCTCTGTTTGCTGTCGGGAGCACAGCTTCAAGAAAAGGAAGTGTAGCAAAAATAAGTGGTTATTTTCAGATTGGTCTTGCAGTTTTGGGACTTATTGAAGTTTTAAGAAGATTTGTAGACTCAGACCATATTCCTGCATACGGAACTATGATAATAGTTTCATTATTTGCACTTGTAGGTAATTCGTTATGCCTTTACCTGCTTCAAAAATCTAAAAGTAAAGAGGCACATATGGAAGCTAGTATGATTTTTACTTCGAATGATATTGTAATTAATATGGGAGTCATAATTGCTGGTATATTAGTATACTTTACTAATTCAATGGTACCCGATCTTATTATTGGTGTTTGTGTGTTTTTCATAGTCGCTAGAGGAGCATTAAAAATATTACAGTTATGA
- a CDS encoding response regulator, producing MISSDNSSTAPEGENEKEPVKILLAEDDTEDQELFLDALQEAQISSEVTAVENGQELLDTLRDESQGDPDIIFIDVNMPVKDGKQALEEIKKDDELRDIPAVMLSTWDHPSDIEDAFGKGADLYVQKPSSFAGFVLVLKKVFLLHWAKALLRPVRKLFFVSEKNISQGDS from the coding sequence ATGATAAGTTCCGATAATTCCAGCACGGCCCCTGAGGGGGAAAATGAAAAAGAGCCTGTAAAGATCCTGCTGGCCGAGGATGACACCGAGGACCAGGAATTGTTCCTGGATGCCCTTCAGGAAGCGCAGATTTCCTCTGAGGTAACGGCCGTGGAAAATGGGCAGGAGCTCCTCGATACCCTCAGGGATGAATCCCAGGGTGATCCGGATATTATTTTTATAGATGTCAATATGCCCGTTAAAGACGGAAAGCAGGCGCTGGAAGAAATAAAGAAAGACGATGAGCTTCGGGACATCCCGGCCGTTATGCTCTCCACCTGGGACCATCCTTCAGACATTGAAGATGCCTTTGGGAAGGGGGCGGACCTTTATGTGCAGAAACCGAGTTCTTTTGCAGGCTTTGTGCTGGTGCTCAAGAAAGTATTCCTTCTGCACTGGGCCAAAGCTTTATTGAGGCCGGTCAGAAAATTATTTTTTGTTTCGGAAAAGAACATATCACAAGGGGACTCCTAA
- a CDS encoding TetR/AcrR family transcriptional regulator, which produces MLSKAERTKQFILETAVPLYNEKGISGVNIDDVLEATKLTKGCLYGHFENKEDLSEQVIDLSLKMVSDRIRAAVYQAKTIKGKVSAFLDFYKNPIETYISGGCPIFNTAVEADDNYPLIKEKVAKVVRSGQQELTALLQEGINTGEFSSKLDPAVFAFKLTASVEGGIVMCRVMGTAKPMQGLVKSLKSELEQYVL; this is translated from the coding sequence ATGCTTAGTAAGGCTGAAAGAACTAAACAATTTATACTTGAAACCGCGGTGCCGCTTTATAATGAAAAGGGGATATCCGGGGTGAATATAGATGATGTCCTGGAAGCTACAAAACTTACAAAGGGATGTCTTTACGGCCATTTTGAAAATAAAGAAGATTTATCCGAGCAGGTGATTGATTTGTCTTTAAAAATGGTTTCAGATAGAATCAGGGCGGCAGTTTACCAGGCTAAAACAATAAAAGGTAAAGTGTCTGCATTTTTAGATTTCTACAAAAACCCAATCGAAACTTATATTTCCGGAGGCTGTCCGATATTTAATACTGCGGTGGAAGCAGATGACAATTATCCTCTTATAAAAGAAAAAGTAGCCAAAGTAGTCCGTAGCGGCCAGCAGGAATTAACGGCTCTGCTGCAGGAAGGAATCAATACGGGTGAATTTTCAAGTAAACTTGATCCTGCGGTCTTTGCGTTTAAATTGACAGCTTCGGTTGAAGGCGGTATTGTAATGTGCAGAGTTATGGGGACGGCAAAACCAATGCAGGGACTTGTGAAAAGCCTAAAATCTGAATTGGAACAATACGTCTTATAA
- a CDS encoding alginate export family protein has translation MNIEIRPRVEYTSNYFLPPNDSIDPYFIITQRNRISMQYAREKWLIKSDLQEIHLWDENSKASKVGSINFYQLYFETKIKSLNVRLGRQSVLLDNGRLFSDAPWAQQGRAHEGIRIMKYSKYFSNDFFFLFTRNYSTEFESAYSPVASNRYKYLLVNSLNYNNNHGFSFNSLNAVDFLENSSSGKLYTRATAGGRIEFKTKQWYYTLNSYWQFGRNSKGQKLFAYYFQPEIKLSLLKSTWRLGAEIISGSSPNLSDNSSGDFDVLYGVTWKFNGNMNVFTRFPSDVNGKGLVNPYLFTVIPLNSKLSLRSDFHLFYTRYPLLNNLGQKMTKFLGYENDFSLKYLPVKELEINYAFSFYKSTNAMQYLPKIQDENKLAIWSYLMISYSFNAINLKHYKN, from the coding sequence ATGAATATTGAAATCAGACCAAGAGTCGAATATACTTCAAATTATTTTCTTCCTCCCAACGATTCAATTGATCCTTATTTTATTATTACCCAGAGAAACAGAATTTCTATGCAGTATGCTAGAGAAAAATGGCTTATTAAATCCGATTTACAGGAAATTCATCTTTGGGATGAAAACAGCAAAGCTTCCAAAGTTGGAAGCATTAATTTTTATCAATTGTATTTTGAGACTAAGATTAAATCTCTAAATGTACGATTGGGAAGGCAAAGTGTTTTATTAGATAATGGCAGATTATTTTCTGATGCTCCTTGGGCACAGCAAGGGAGAGCCCATGAAGGAATACGGATAATGAAATACTCAAAATATTTCTCTAATGATTTTTTCTTTTTGTTTACCAGAAACTACAGCACTGAATTTGAGTCAGCCTACTCTCCTGTTGCATCAAATAGGTATAAATACCTGTTGGTAAATAGTCTCAATTACAATAACAATCATGGATTTTCATTTAATTCATTGAATGCTGTTGATTTTTTAGAAAACTCAAGTTCAGGGAAATTGTATACTCGTGCAACAGCAGGCGGAAGAATAGAATTTAAAACGAAACAATGGTATTATACTTTAAATTCATATTGGCAGTTTGGACGTAATTCAAAAGGTCAAAAATTATTTGCTTACTATTTTCAACCTGAAATTAAATTATCTCTATTGAAATCTACTTGGCGTTTAGGTGCAGAAATAATTAGTGGCAGCAGTCCTAATCTATCAGATAATAGTTCGGGAGATTTTGATGTCTTATATGGCGTGACATGGAAGTTCAATGGAAATATGAATGTCTTTACCCGTTTTCCCTCCGACGTTAACGGAAAAGGTTTAGTAAATCCTTATCTATTTACCGTAATTCCCTTAAATAGTAAACTATCTCTTCGTTCTGATTTTCACCTTTTTTATACTCGATACCCGCTTTTAAATAATTTGGGTCAAAAAATGACAAAGTTTCTTGGATATGAAAATGATTTTTCTTTGAAGTACTTACCTGTCAAAGAACTGGAAATTAATTATGCCTTTTCTTTTTATAAATCAACAAACGCAATGCAATATCTGCCAAAAATACAAGATGAAAATAAACTTGCTATTTGGAGCTACTTAATGATTTCATATTCTTTTAACGCGATCAATTTAAAGCATTATAAAAATTAA
- a CDS encoding DUF6965 family protein, giving the protein MNPEEIKRYFEHNPPPKEVRLTAWANITDTQVFLRSCYLTIRNFSGPVDRCPAFWHLRDFYLLMKKTPRQPAAEENPAGEENTTGQADQ; this is encoded by the coding sequence ATGAACCCTGAAGAGATAAAAAGATATTTTGAGCATAATCCCCCGCCCAAAGAAGTAAGACTGACCGCGTGGGCCAATATCACCGATACGCAGGTATTTCTGAGAAGCTGCTATTTGACCATCAGAAACTTCAGCGGCCCTGTTGACCGCTGTCCCGCCTTCTGGCACCTGAGGGATTTCTACCTGCTGATGAAAAAAACGCCCCGGCAGCCGGCTGCAGAAGAGAATCCAGCAGGGGAAGAAAATACCACCGGGCAGGCAGACCAATAG
- a CDS encoding AraC family transcriptional regulator produces the protein MQRINHSPNDAAEYHLNRYQHNVPRFSLYQIEAYLKKYDKKRRIAHAANHYQIIWFKKGNGRYFVNFKACDIDRNTLFFLTENDNHYFDRNTGYSGVLIQFNEEFLIRDSRDAAFFSKHSLPDTHIQPACSLTAEDAFILDEYLQLIKNELEDKNQNSHEELLRSYLKAFLIQLHYRWKKTAALDGRRISPKDKKQQQLIKFVDLVEENYKKDLKVSDYAALMQISSRTLSGLTRELADKSPSEIICERIIKEAQRMLLDTNWNISKIGYFLGFDDDSYFVKYFKRYEGIPPLDFRRAPLKQIS, from the coding sequence ATGCAGAGAATTAACCACAGTCCCAATGATGCCGCTGAGTATCATCTGAATCGGTACCAGCATAATGTGCCGAGGTTTTCCCTTTACCAGATTGAGGCTTATTTAAAAAAATACGATAAGAAAAGAAGGATAGCCCATGCCGCGAACCACTATCAGATCATCTGGTTTAAAAAGGGAAATGGCCGCTATTTTGTCAATTTTAAAGCCTGCGATATTGACCGGAACACTCTTTTTTTTCTAACTGAAAATGATAATCATTATTTTGACAGAAATACCGGTTACAGCGGGGTTTTGATTCAGTTCAATGAAGAGTTTCTGATCCGGGACAGCAGGGATGCCGCGTTTTTTTCGAAACACAGCCTGCCGGATACCCACATTCAGCCTGCTTGTTCACTTACCGCAGAGGATGCCTTTATTTTAGATGAATATTTACAGCTGATCAAAAATGAATTAGAAGATAAAAATCAAAACAGCCATGAAGAACTTTTAAGGTCTTACCTCAAAGCATTTCTTATTCAGCTTCACTACAGATGGAAAAAAACGGCTGCACTTGATGGGCGACGGATTTCACCTAAGGATAAAAAGCAGCAGCAATTAATAAAATTTGTTGATCTGGTAGAAGAAAATTATAAAAAAGACCTTAAAGTTTCTGATTATGCAGCACTAATGCAGATATCATCAAGGACATTATCGGGCCTTACCAGAGAATTGGCAGATAAAAGCCCCTCGGAGATTATCTGCGAAAGGATTATAAAAGAAGCGCAAAGAATGCTCCTTGACACTAATTGGAATATCAGTAAAATTGGATATTTTCTGGGCTTTGATGATGATTCTTATTTTGTAAAATATTTTAAAAGATACGAAGGCATCCCGCCTTTGGATTTCAGAAGGGCTCCCTTGAAGCAAATATCGTAA
- a CDS encoding NAD-dependent epimerase/dehydratase family protein produces the protein MKILLTGATGYIGKRLLPLLLDQGYEAVCCVRDKSTFFYPQKHAENIQLLEVDFFGSAERRENSR, from the coding sequence ATGAAAATTCTATTGACAGGCGCCACAGGATATATCGGTAAAAGGCTTCTGCCTTTACTGCTGGATCAGGGATACGAAGCGGTCTGCTGCGTGAGAGATAAAAGCACGTTTTTCTATCCCCAAAAACACGCAGAAAACATCCAGCTTCTCGAAGTTGATTTTTTTGGATCCGCTGAGCGTAGAGAAAATTCCCGATGA
- a CDS encoding TonB-dependent receptor → MFKYILLIVAIASIGTVQAQNKITFHIKNTSTNEPVKGASAKIEETNEVLSSDNNGNIIIENLKNGDYTLSISIEGYAPNKTLFKVPAAVNFIEIALQSEMEEEAEEMKEIVVTSTRGTRTISNIPTRVEFIAGEELEEKANMKPGDIRMMLNESTGIQTQQTSATSGNSSIRIQGLDGRYTQILKDGFPVYSGASSGLGLLQTPPLDLKQVEIIKGSASTLYGGGAIAGLVNLVSKTPTEERELRFLINGTSALGLNINGFYSQQFDKIGLTVFASHDRNAPYDPADIQLTAIPKFERFNFNPKLFVNFNENTKLNFGINTVFENRIGGNIDYIKDENKYPDSYFEKNKTQRISTQFTLTHKFNDQESITIKNSFNNFSRIITIPDYIFDGLQNSTFSEISYSKNGEIAEWVAGGNLYTDKFTENSQTAFPLRNYNQITYGAFVQNTVKAKEWLDIETGLRGDYVVDYGFSLLPRISALFKINSKLTSRLGGGLGYKTPTIFTEESERIQYQNVLPINSDFNKLEKSYGLNFDVNYKTKITEDISLSLNQLFFYTNVDNPLILTSLPNDLYQFVNINGYLDTKGTETNVKLGYKDFKLFVGYTFTDASIDNNGIKSQNPLTAKHRLNNVLMYEVEDKWKAGLEAYYYSPQKLSDGTTGREYWIFGFMVEKLWENFSIFANFENFTDTRQTKFGSIYTGPISNPVFKDIYAPLDGFVVNAGIKIKI, encoded by the coding sequence ATGTTTAAATATATTTTATTGATTGTGGCAATAGCATCTATTGGCACTGTACAGGCACAGAATAAAATCACATTCCATATAAAAAATACATCAACCAATGAACCTGTAAAAGGTGCTTCAGCTAAAATTGAAGAAACCAATGAAGTTTTGTCATCAGATAATAATGGTAACATCATTATCGAAAACCTTAAAAATGGAGACTACACATTATCGATCTCAATAGAGGGTTATGCTCCCAATAAAACACTTTTTAAAGTGCCTGCAGCTGTCAATTTTATAGAAATTGCATTGCAAAGTGAAATGGAAGAAGAAGCCGAAGAAATGAAAGAAATAGTGGTAACTTCTACAAGAGGTACAAGAACAATCAGCAATATTCCAACCAGAGTTGAGTTTATAGCAGGAGAAGAACTTGAAGAAAAAGCAAATATGAAACCGGGGGATATCCGTATGATGCTTAATGAAAGTACCGGAATCCAGACCCAGCAGACTTCAGCTACTTCTGGAAATTCTTCAATCAGAATTCAGGGACTAGACGGACGATATACACAAATCTTAAAAGATGGTTTTCCTGTATACTCAGGTGCATCAAGCGGACTGGGATTGCTGCAGACTCCTCCGTTAGATTTAAAACAGGTTGAGATAATTAAAGGTTCTGCCTCTACCCTTTACGGAGGTGGTGCAATTGCAGGTTTGGTTAATCTTGTATCTAAAACCCCTACCGAAGAAAGAGAATTGCGATTTCTAATTAATGGGACTTCCGCTCTTGGTTTGAATATTAATGGTTTTTATTCCCAGCAGTTTGATAAAATTGGATTGACTGTTTTTGCATCTCATGACCGAAACGCTCCTTATGACCCTGCTGATATACAGCTTACTGCGATTCCAAAATTCGAACGCTTTAATTTTAATCCAAAACTTTTTGTCAATTTTAATGAAAACACTAAACTAAATTTTGGCATTAATACAGTTTTTGAAAATCGTATCGGCGGGAATATTGACTATATAAAAGACGAAAATAAATACCCTGACAGTTATTTCGAAAAAAATAAAACGCAGAGAATAAGCACTCAGTTCACCCTTACTCATAAATTTAATGATCAGGAATCTATTACCATTAAAAACAGTTTTAATAATTTCAGCCGCATTATAACTATTCCTGACTATATTTTTGATGGCCTGCAGAACAGTACTTTCTCAGAAATCAGCTATTCTAAAAATGGAGAAATTGCAGAATGGGTTGCTGGTGGAAATTTATATACTGACAAGTTTACTGAAAACAGCCAGACAGCTTTTCCATTAAGAAACTATAATCAGATCACTTATGGTGCTTTTGTTCAGAATACCGTCAAAGCTAAAGAATGGCTGGATATCGAGACTGGTCTTCGAGGTGATTATGTTGTTGATTACGGATTCTCATTATTACCTAGAATCTCAGCTTTATTTAAAATTAATTCCAAACTTACTTCACGACTTGGTGGCGGTTTAGGCTACAAAACACCAACTATTTTTACCGAAGAAAGCGAGCGTATTCAATATCAAAATGTACTCCCTATTAATAGTGATTTCAATAAACTTGAAAAAAGTTACGGACTTAACTTTGATGTGAATTATAAAACTAAAATTACCGAAGATATTTCATTATCATTGAATCAATTATTCTTTTATACAAATGTTGATAATCCACTGATTTTAACTTCGCTTCCTAATGACCTTTACCAATTTGTAAATATTAATGGATATTTAGATACAAAAGGAACAGAAACAAATGTGAAATTAGGCTATAAAGATTTTAAACTATTTGTTGGGTACACTTTTACTGATGCTTCGATAGACAACAATGGCATAAAATCTCAAAATCCTTTAACTGCTAAACACAGATTAAATAATGTTTTGATGTATGAAGTCGAAGATAAATGGAAAGCTGGTTTAGAAGCTTATTATTACAGTCCTCAAAAGTTAAGTGATGGTACAACTGGAAGGGAATATTGGATTTTCGGCTTCATGGTAGAAAAGCTTTGGGAAAATTTTTCAATTTTTGCCAATTTTGAAAATTTTACTGATACCAGACAGACAAAATTTGGAAGTATCTACACAGGACCAATTTCAAATCCTGTTTTCAAAGATATTTATGCACCGTTAGACGGATTTGTTGTAAATGCAGGTATTAAGATTAAAATATAG
- a CDS encoding response regulator, whose product MSQAEAKKINLYMPYKNILLIDDDSDDTLFFIEALSTLSSEVNCRTMHNPFKAWEELQVLEELPDIIFLDYNMPMISGLEFIKRMQQAERLKHIEVIMLSTPPEQVMLPWLYRNNISVKYISKPAGIQELQEILPGILCPLMQ is encoded by the coding sequence TTGTCTCAGGCGGAAGCAAAAAAAATAAATTTATATATGCCATACAAGAATATACTTCTCATTGATGATGACAGTGATGATACGCTTTTTTTTATTGAGGCTCTCAGCACGCTAAGCAGCGAAGTCAATTGCCGTACAATGCATAATCCCTTTAAAGCATGGGAAGAGCTGCAGGTTTTAGAAGAGTTGCCTGATATCATATTCTTAGATTATAATATGCCCATGATAAGCGGACTGGAATTTATTAAGCGCATGCAGCAGGCAGAGCGCTTAAAGCATATTGAGGTCATTATGCTTTCGACACCTCCCGAGCAGGTAATGCTGCCATGGCTCTACAGGAACAATATATCGGTAAAATATATATCAAAGCCGGCAGGTATCCAGGAACTTCAAGAGATACTGCCGGGAATCTTATGTCCGTTGATGCAATAA